CGTTGTAGGCGTCAAAGGCGCCTACAACGATTCCTCTCTGAAACTCCTCTTCCCTCTCCTCCAATACCCCTTGGTTTAGCAAGTGGAGCACCACAACCCTATCCCTGGTGCATGCCACCGCCATGTCGCCGCTTACCACCCTGATCCGGCCAATGATTCCGGTCAGCTCCGTCAGCATACGCCACCCCATCACTGCCTCCGGATCGGTCAGCCTGCCACCGAAAGAAACCAGCTCTTCCGTTTCTCCGTTCCATATGCGGAATGCCCGCCCCGGAACACCTTTTGTAATTAAAGGCACTTAAATCAATTTCATATGATTACAAAAGTAAAGGGATAATAGTGTcattaaaatcacaaaatttgatcttagtttcattatttttgaaattggaatacataaatttttagaaatgtaaagaaaagcgGGATGGAcgagttagtggattatgaaTCTCACTTTTGGggtgcactagggtgccacccttatatatataggggtgcactagggtgccaccatagttaaaataacatcataccaccaatatagtccgttagatctcatctatggacgcctaggattaagtttcgtgaaaaaacacgggtttgcagtctactgtattagatattgcagtcgtggtaaactgcaatattgttgtggtaagactgcaatattcaatgaacaacactgcaatctggtaacgtaaaattagaaatttcctattttacccctccgtgtttttacacgtggcagcatgacaagcacacgattttcagatccaatggcctaaaatggtggtatggtgttacaataaagagggttgtcatcttagtacatccctatatatatatattagttttataataaaatatgagtataattGGTTGTAGAATCTACTTACCCTTTattgtaaaagtaaaatgtgactcttattatggtaCAGACCGAGTGACAAAATGTGACActtattatgggacagaggtagtacaagtttttaataatgttaaaagatagtagtatattttattaaaacaagtgggagtatttttttctattaatttattttcttattttattgaaatattgtgGTTTGATTCAGAAAAGACCTACCTGCGTAGAGACCGACCCACCAGCGATGGCAGCCGGCGAAGTCGACTAGAACGCCGTCCTTGACGACATCGCCGAGGTGGGCCCTACGGAGGGGAGAGACGGCGTTGAAGGCGGCCATGTGGATGTCGCCGTCGAGGGTGGCGAAGACGAGGCGGGAGTGGAAGAGGATGATCCCGGAGACGGCGCTGGAGCGGCCGAGGCGGTCGCGGTACTGCGGGTAGAAGGTGGACAGGTGGAGGCGGCTGGGGATGTGGAAGAGGCGGACGGCGCCGTCGGAGAAACCCGCCGCGAGGTGATGGTCGGAGAGAGCGAGGCGGCGGCAGATGAGGCCGTCGTCGTTGACGAACTGGAGGGTTGCGTGCTCGTACCTGCGCGACCGGAAAGCGGCGGCTGTGCGGTGGCGGTAGACGTACTCCTCCCGCCACGACGCGCGGAGGACGAGCTCGCCAACGTTCCAGATGCTTCGCGCCAGGTTTTGCCACAGAAGATCGGACCGTGATATGGCTCGCCACGTCGAACACACCTGTCCTTATCATTATCGTCTCATTGTTAAGTAgcattaattcattttctaaGAGATTCGTAACGTGTTATAACAAATTCAACTGAACTTAACACGAATGCAAAGATTGaggaaatttgaagattttttgtATCATAATTgagcttcttttttttattttttattttttaattttagggacattaattaggagtactactatGCACTTCATGTTCTGATGTGTTTATGATTAcaaatatcattatattggaaaaataatcacattacataaatatttgaactaattgacattaaaatattgtttgcACATATATACTCGTCTTCAATAATTCCTATGACTTagaaaaactaaaaggaaGTGCATTTTTCAAAGCACATGC
The nucleotide sequence above comes from Salvia hispanica cultivar TCC Black 2014 chromosome 5, UniMelb_Shisp_WGS_1.0, whole genome shotgun sequence. Encoded proteins:
- the LOC125186198 gene encoding transcriptional regulator STERILE APETALA-like, with the translated sequence MSTSSSSSSTQGGELEAGPSSSRSRMRSSNDVWPEPFLEALAVHVAVDASRTIGRLAAAQALFNIFQVCSTWRAISRSDLLWQNLARSIWNVGELVLRASWREEYVYRHRTAAAFRSRRYEHATLQFVNDDGLICRRLALSDHHLAAGFSDGAVRLFHIPSRLHLSTFYPQYRDRLGRSSAVSGIILFHSRLVFATLDGDIHMAAFNAVSPLRRAHLGDVVKDGVLVDFAGCHRWWVGLYAGVPGRAFRIWNGETEELVSFGGRLTDPEAVMGWRMLTELTGIIGRIRVVSGDMAVACTRDRVVVLHLLNQGVLEEREEEFQRGIVVGAFDAYNDLALVPDAQGEATVRRVGGMEEVCRFTMREGVSFGCMNGGYGVTWGGGVIRVWDIERGQYLYSFRERIGECNALIADGRFVAACCDDATIHLWDFGAQ